From the genome of Spirulina subsalsa PCC 9445:
CACGACTTAGAAATTGGGCAGCTTGTTCTGGGCTATATTGTTCCATGAGGATCTTAGCCTGCTCTCCCCAAGTAGCCGCCAGACTGGGTTGTTCCAAAAATAGAGCCATTTTCTGGGCTAAAATATCCGTTGCTCTGGGGTCAAAAACAGAGCCATTTTTGCCCTCTTGAATTAATTCACAAGCTCCTGCCCATTGGGAACACAAAACGGGTTTTCCACAGACCAAAGCCTCTAAAACCACCATCCCCCAAGTATCCTCTAAGGTGGGAAAAACAAACACATCGGCTTGATGAAAATAAGACCCCAATTCTCCATAGTCTACACGACCCCACCAACGAATCCGTTCCGTTAATCCTTGCGCCTCACTCCATTGTTCTAATTCCGCTTTCTGCCCACCATCCCCCACCACCCACAGTTCATAATTGCACTTACCTTGGCTCTCTAACTGATGACAAGCTTCTAACAGGAAATTTAACCCTTTGCGGGGAATAATGCCGCCAACGAACAGGAAAACACAATCTGAGGTCTTTTTTAAAGGGGGGTGTACCTTATTCTTAAAATCCTGTTCAAAGGTTTGATTTTCAACCGTTAAAACATGGGGAAGCGGCACTTCATAGGGATGAACAAACAAGTTTTGCGGGGGACAATTTAAGCAAGTTTTTAAATAATCCCCTCCTCGGTGACTATTACTAATACAAGCATCAGCCCAACGAACCATCAGGCGACGCAGTGCCAAACGGGGAGTCGAATGACGATAATCTACTCCCGGAGAACTTCCCTCATAAGCAATTACAACTCGCCATCTTATGATAGGTTTTAGCAGTAAGACTAACAGCGTCCACATTCCAAAAGAATTGGAAAAAATAACATCGGGTGTAAAAGTGATTAGGGGTTTAATAATTCCCAAGGGGAGATAAGTAAAGTTATCGCCATAACTTTGTTTAGATGCGGATAAGGCGACAATTTTTCGTTCTCCTACTATTTCCACCTGAAAGCTATTTTCTAATCCCGGTGCATAACCATGCCAGCGACTGGTGAACACCGTGGTTTGAGGAAAGAGTTGACTGAGACTCTTCATGGTGGGTTGCCAATAGTAGAAGGCAGAAGTTAATAACCAAGCAATCCGCAAGTTTTTCATAGATAGGGAACAGGGAACGGGGAACAGGAGTCGAAAAAAGCAAGCCTTTTTGATTATTTATCCCTAAAACCTTGCAGTTTCTCGCTCCTAATCGAAAGTCCTAGTAATACTGCTTAGAGGGATATTCAGCAGTATAGGGTTTCACAAATTGGAAAACACTATTTAGGCCTTGTTGAATAAGTCCGAGAGTTGGGGAATGGGGAGTCAGAAGTCGGGGAAGAGAGAAGAGTCGGGAAATTAAGAATTATTGCCTTATGACTCCCCCCGATTCCTTGTTCCCTTGATTTCTAACGAGTGAGTCAAAACTTGTCAAGGTTGTATCACCGTACTCCAACTAAAGTAATTGATCTAAAGATTAGAGACTTTTCTGCTATCAAACGACGTTGATTATAAGGTAAAAAACCTAACAAACTTTCTGCAATTTCAATCATCCACTGAACGGGGAAAATGAGAGGAATCTGCAAGGTTAATTTAGACGAAACCTTCCGCAAAAAGACTTTAGAAAACCCTGCCGCACGGAATAATTTAGCCAGTTCCGAAATTTTATACTCTTTGAGATGAAAACCCGTAGCAACTTCATCAAAATA
Proteins encoded in this window:
- a CDS encoding glycosyltransferase family 4 protein; translated protein: MKNLRIAWLLTSAFYYWQPTMKSLSQLFPQTTVFTSRWHGYAPGLENSFQVEIVGERKIVALSASKQSYGDNFTYLPLGIIKPLITFTPDVIFSNSFGMWTLLVLLLKPIIRWRVVIAYEGSSPGVDYRHSTPRLALRRLMVRWADACISNSHRGGDYLKTCLNCPPQNLFVHPYEVPLPHVLTVENQTFEQDFKNKVHPPLKKTSDCVFLFVGGIIPRKGLNFLLEACHQLESQGKCNYELWVVGDGGQKAELEQWSEAQGLTERIRWWGRVDYGELGSYFHQADVFVFPTLEDTWGMVVLEALVCGKPVLCSQWAGACELIQEGKNGSVFDPRATDILAQKMALFLEQPSLAATWGEQAKILMEQYSPEQAAQFLSRVAETLCLPPDH